From one Thalassospira lucentensis genomic stretch:
- a CDS encoding ABC transporter permease, with protein sequence MRRDWKFYAQLGLTIVLCLFIVVPVVMSALAGVTVNVFKGLSSGLTLRWVFEVWDLYAQSILLSLGIAMACLVVTLVAGVPLAYVLVRRPSRMMRLFEELLTLPVAIPGLALALALLITYGGVSGYRSSWLFILTGHVLFTLPFMVRSVAAVMAAMDMKMLEEGAASLGAGFWRRFFGVIVPNAKPGILAGALMVVTLSIGEFNLTWMLHTPLTKTLPVGLADAYASMRLEIGSAYTLIFFVLIMPLLIAMQALADRGKRASRRIDTAEDTL encoded by the coding sequence ATGCGGCGTGACTGGAAATTCTATGCCCAGCTTGGCCTGACGATTGTGTTGTGCCTGTTTATCGTGGTGCCGGTGGTGATGTCGGCATTGGCCGGGGTGACGGTCAATGTGTTCAAGGGGCTATCGTCGGGATTGACCCTGCGCTGGGTGTTTGAGGTCTGGGACCTTTATGCGCAAAGCATCCTGCTGTCGCTTGGCATTGCGATGGCGTGCCTTGTGGTGACGTTGGTCGCCGGTGTGCCGCTGGCCTATGTGCTGGTGCGACGGCCCAGCCGGATGATGCGGCTGTTTGAGGAATTGCTGACACTGCCCGTGGCCATACCGGGGCTGGCATTGGCGCTGGCGTTGCTGATTACCTATGGCGGGGTGAGTGGGTACCGGTCGAGCTGGCTTTTCATCCTGACCGGGCATGTTTTGTTTACCCTGCCATTCATGGTGCGGTCGGTCGCAGCCGTGATGGCGGCGATGGATATGAAGATGCTGGAAGAAGGGGCGGCAAGCCTTGGGGCGGGTTTCTGGCGGCGGTTCTTTGGCGTCATCGTGCCCAATGCCAAGCCGGGTATTCTGGCCGGTGCGCTTATGGTTGTGACGCTTTCCATCGGGGAATTCAACCTGACCTGGATGCTGCATACGCCGCTTACCAAGACATTGCCGGTCGGTCTTGCCGATGCCTATGCATCGATGCGCCTTGAGATCGGCAGTGCCTATACCCTGATTTTCTTTGTTTTGATCATGCCGTTGCTGATTGCGATGCAGGCACTTGCCGACCGGGGCAAGCGCGCATCCAGACGCATCGATACGGCGGAGGATACGTTATGA
- a CDS encoding phosphodiesterase yields MLIAQLTDLHIGAGRRLAYRKVDTAGALEKAVAHVMAMVPRPDVVLFTGDIGDLGDQQEYALVAEILEKLTIPYFMVPGNHDRRGPLRAAFPDATPVKGTTAFVNYVVDDFPLRLIALDTLNEGKPGGVLEAEQLDWLRDVLLDGEGRDCAIFMHHPPIRSGIAHMDAQNLGEGADELAAIVSVHRDRIKAIFCGHVHRPIHTIWAGVPLMIGPSVAHQVAFDLRADGPSAFVMEPPAMHLHVWDAGQHSLMTHLAYLDRYDGPHPFFGPDGKLIV; encoded by the coding sequence ATGCTGATTGCACAATTGACCGACCTGCATATCGGGGCGGGCCGCAGGCTTGCCTATCGCAAGGTGGATACCGCAGGCGCGCTTGAAAAAGCCGTTGCCCATGTGATGGCGATGGTGCCGCGCCCGGATGTGGTGCTGTTTACGGGCGATATCGGGGATCTTGGCGACCAGCAAGAATATGCGCTGGTGGCCGAAATCCTTGAAAAGCTGACGATCCCCTATTTCATGGTGCCGGGGAACCATGACCGCCGCGGGCCGCTGAGGGCAGCTTTTCCCGATGCAACACCGGTCAAAGGGACGACGGCATTCGTCAATTATGTTGTCGATGATTTTCCGTTGCGCCTGATCGCGCTTGATACGCTGAACGAAGGCAAACCGGGTGGTGTTCTGGAGGCGGAGCAGCTTGACTGGCTGCGCGATGTGCTTCTGGACGGAGAAGGGCGCGATTGCGCGATCTTCATGCATCATCCGCCGATCCGGAGTGGCATTGCCCATATGGACGCGCAAAATCTGGGCGAAGGAGCGGACGAACTCGCCGCAATCGTTTCGGTGCATCGTGACCGGATCAAGGCGATTTTCTGTGGTCATGTGCACCGCCCGATCCACACGATCTGGGCCGGGGTGCCGTTGATGATCGGGCCATCGGTCGCCCATCAGGTGGCGTTTGATTTACGCGCCGATGGACCATCGGCCTTTGTCATGGAGCCGCCCGCGATGCATCTTCATGTCTGGGATGCGGGGCAACACAGCCTGATGACACATCTGGCCTATCTTGACCGGTATGACGGACCGCATCCGTTTTTCGGACCGGACGGGAAGCTGATTGTCTGA
- a CDS encoding ABC transporter ATP-binding protein, translating into MSTQIRLRNCAKTFADGTRALAPFDLTIEGGETIVLLGPSGCGKTTILRMIAGLEFPDAGGVISFDGDDVTRQSIEKRRVGMVFQSYALFPNMTVAQNVAYGLKVHGVPSAERDARVDAMLEMMHIDMLADRRIDQLSGGQRQRVALARAIAVQPRVLLLDEPLTALDAKLRVRLRTEINALLRKLGITAVYVTHDQEEAMALGDRIVVMQKGEIAQIGTPREIYRKPQNPFVADFVGAANRLVGQMRDGRLHIGTHVFDAVDAFDPRHGAIIDQGAVELYFRADGLSPCDLDEAHFTGRVEAVSYLGERLRLTVSGIGPQAVTIDTHADDVIEAGADVHCRVNADRLTVFPAVAAHS; encoded by the coding sequence ATGAGTACGCAGATCAGACTTCGCAATTGTGCGAAAACCTTTGCCGATGGCACACGCGCCCTGGCGCCCTTTGACCTGACGATCGAGGGCGGGGAAACGATTGTTCTGCTGGGTCCGTCGGGATGCGGCAAGACGACGATTTTACGCATGATTGCCGGGCTTGAATTCCCCGATGCGGGCGGTGTGATCAGCTTTGACGGGGATGATGTCACCCGCCAGTCGATTGAAAAACGCCGGGTCGGCATGGTGTTTCAGTCCTATGCCCTGTTTCCCAATATGACGGTGGCGCAGAACGTTGCCTATGGGCTTAAGGTGCATGGGGTACCCAGCGCGGAACGTGATGCCCGCGTCGATGCGATGCTGGAAATGATGCATATCGATATGCTGGCGGACCGGCGGATTGACCAGCTTTCGGGCGGGCAGCGCCAGCGCGTGGCACTGGCGCGCGCGATTGCGGTGCAGCCGCGTGTTTTGTTGCTCGACGAACCCCTGACCGCACTGGATGCGAAACTGCGCGTGCGGTTGCGGACCGAGATCAATGCGCTTCTGCGTAAGCTTGGCATTACCGCGGTTTACGTTACCCACGATCAGGAAGAAGCCATGGCGCTGGGTGATCGGATCGTTGTGATGCAAAAGGGCGAGATCGCCCAGATCGGCACCCCGCGCGAGATTTACCGCAAGCCGCAAAACCCGTTTGTTGCCGATTTCGTTGGGGCGGCCAACCGGCTTGTCGGGCAGATGCGCGACGGGCGGCTGCATATCGGCACCCATGTTTTTGATGCGGTCGATGCGTTTGATCCGCGCCACGGGGCGATTATCGATCAGGGTGCGGTGGAGCTTTATTTCCGGGCGGACGGGCTTTCGCCCTGTGATCTGGACGAGGCGCATTTTACCGGCCGGGTCGAGGCGGTATCCTACCTGGGTGAACGGTTGCGACTGACCGTGTCGGGGATCGGCCCGCAGGCGGTGACAATCGATACCCATGCCGATGACGTTATTGAAGCCGGGGCCGATGTGCATTGCCGGGTCAATGCCGACCGGCTGACGGTTTTCCCCGCTGTTGCGGCCCATTCATAA
- a CDS encoding LacI family DNA-binding transcriptional regulator translates to MSSKPTMRDVARKSGLSIATVSRVINYPGEVPAETAEIVTAAMRYLNYRPNINGRRLKMTHTRTVGVLVPTLANPVFATSVQGIEQEANEEGLTVLLTSSNYDPEREMGAVSALLNNRVDGLILTLANADNNPVVDLLLAEKIPFVLLFNQPERADIAAISVDNAQSAFDITNAMIARGHRSLVMVAGQFESSDRSRQRYDGFCRALDQAGIEKKHLVQVRFGETDLVEPLRDLLLGPDAVTGIVCSTDMLAIAAISACRTHGLSVPGDVSVGGIDGISVGGLITPKLCSAVQPTQEMGRQALAFLRGLIKGQTNPQSLLLPHHLSDGESIGSIRGSSRRRSSTRV, encoded by the coding sequence ATGTCGTCAAAACCCACCATGCGCGATGTTGCGCGTAAATCCGGTCTTTCGATTGCGACCGTGTCCCGCGTGATCAATTACCCCGGCGAGGTTCCGGCGGAAACCGCCGAAATCGTGACCGCGGCGATGCGGTATCTGAATTACCGGCCCAACATCAATGGCCGCCGGTTGAAGATGACCCATACCCGCACGGTGGGCGTTCTGGTGCCGACCCTTGCCAACCCGGTTTTTGCCACATCGGTGCAGGGGATCGAGCAGGAAGCCAATGAAGAGGGGCTTACGGTTCTTCTTACATCGTCAAATTATGATCCCGAACGCGAAATGGGGGCGGTTTCAGCGCTTTTGAACAATCGCGTCGATGGGTTGATCCTCACACTTGCCAATGCGGATAACAATCCGGTGGTGGATTTGCTTCTGGCCGAGAAAATCCCGTTCGTGTTGCTGTTTAACCAGCCGGAACGCGCCGATATCGCCGCGATCAGTGTTGATAACGCGCAGTCGGCCTTTGACATCACCAACGCCATGATTGCCAGGGGGCACCGGTCGCTTGTGATGGTGGCGGGGCAGTTTGAAAGTTCGGACCGGTCGCGCCAGCGCTATGACGGATTTTGCCGGGCGCTGGATCAGGCCGGGATTGAGAAAAAGCATCTGGTGCAGGTGCGGTTTGGCGAGACCGATCTGGTGGAGCCATTACGCGATCTGCTGTTGGGGCCGGATGCGGTCACGGGGATTGTCTGTTCGACCGACATGCTGGCGATTGCCGCGATCAGCGCGTGCCGCACGCATGGATTATCGGTGCCCGGTGACGTTTCGGTTGGCGGTATTGACGGAATTTCGGTGGGTGGGCTGATCACGCCAAAGCTGTGTTCGGCAGTTCAACCCACCCAGGAGATGGGCCGGCAGGCGCTTGCATTCCTGCGCGGCCTGATCAAGGGGCAGACAAACCCGCAGAGTTTGTTGCTGCCTCATCATCTAAGCGACGGGGAATCCATTGGATCAATCCGTGGATCATCCCGACGCCGTTCATCAACCCGAGTATAG
- a CDS encoding FAD-dependent oxidoreductase produces MIETDILIAGGGIAGMSAAARFAADGHRIMIVDPAPADIGEGTDLRTTAFLQPGIETLKKAGVWDAIKPTGAELRVMRIVDAGGNELAPRETADFDGAETTQGFFGWNVSNKAARVSLMAKLETLPNVDFRFSTTVTGFTGTARYGEATLSGGETVRAKLVVAADGRNSSLREFAGIKHRRWAYDQSALVFVVTHDKPHDNISTEIHRTGGPLTLVPMPDLDGKPCSSVVWMTPADRARQLYNMDDATLSAEITHDTMSMFGPLTVASPRAIWPMISQVPSRLISARLALVAEAAHVVPPIGAQGLNMSLHDIETLADLMAKAKLKGEDIGATTLLKSYERKQLPKTLARVGGIDLLNRASMFEPRTLRDLRYAGLTAINRIGPLRKLAIKVGVGK; encoded by the coding sequence ATGATCGAAACCGATATTCTGATTGCAGGCGGCGGCATCGCCGGCATGAGTGCGGCGGCCCGCTTTGCCGCTGACGGGCACAGGATCATGATCGTCGATCCCGCCCCCGCCGACATTGGCGAGGGAACCGATCTGCGCACCACCGCCTTCCTGCAACCGGGCATCGAAACCCTTAAAAAGGCCGGCGTCTGGGACGCGATCAAACCGACGGGTGCCGAACTTCGCGTCATGCGCATCGTCGATGCCGGGGGCAATGAACTCGCCCCCCGTGAAACCGCCGATTTTGACGGGGCCGAAACCACGCAGGGCTTCTTTGGCTGGAACGTCTCGAACAAGGCCGCGCGTGTTTCGCTGATGGCGAAACTTGAAACGCTGCCCAATGTCGATTTCCGCTTTTCGACCACCGTCACCGGCTTTACCGGCACTGCCCGCTATGGCGAGGCAACATTATCCGGCGGCGAAACCGTGCGCGCCAAGCTGGTCGTGGCGGCGGACGGCCGCAATTCATCGCTTCGCGAGTTTGCCGGGATCAAGCATCGCCGCTGGGCCTATGATCAAAGTGCGCTGGTCTTTGTCGTCACCCACGACAAACCGCATGACAATATCTCGACCGAAATCCACCGCACCGGCGGGCCGCTGACCTTGGTTCCCATGCCTGATCTTGATGGCAAGCCCTGCTCGTCCGTCGTCTGGATGACACCGGCCGACCGCGCCCGACAGCTTTACAACATGGATGACGCGACCCTTTCGGCTGAAATCACCCACGACACCATGTCGATGTTCGGCCCGCTTACGGTCGCAAGCCCGCGCGCGATCTGGCCAATGATCTCGCAGGTCCCGTCGCGCCTGATTTCGGCCCGCTTGGCCCTGGTCGCCGAAGCCGCCCACGTCGTCCCGCCGATTGGCGCACAGGGGCTTAATATGAGCCTGCATGACATCGAAACCCTGGCCGACCTGATGGCAAAGGCCAAGCTCAAGGGCGAGGATATCGGCGCGACCACATTGCTCAAATCCTACGAACGCAAACAGCTTCCCAAAACGCTGGCACGGGTTGGCGGTATTGATCTGCTCAACCGCGCCTCCATGTTCGAACCCAGAACGCTGCGCGATCTGCGCTATGCTGGCCTGACGGCCATCAACCGCATCGGCCCGCTTCGCAAACTTGCGATCAAGGTCGGGGTGGGGAAATAA
- a CDS encoding sugar O-acetyltransferase, whose protein sequence is MPQSELEKMKAGQWYSCLDPELDAMRARAHEAVHEHSILPPTERGNIAPKLRALFAQCAEDVRIETRFHCAYGVNIHLGRDVFINVGCTILDTASVIIGDHSMLGPNVQIYCAQHHKDPELRKQHLEIALPVTIGRNVWIGGGAIILAGVSIGDDAIVGAGAVVTKNVAPGTTVVGNPARVMGG, encoded by the coding sequence ATGCCCCAAAGCGAGCTTGAAAAAATGAAGGCAGGGCAGTGGTATAGCTGCCTTGACCCGGAACTGGACGCCATGCGGGCGCGCGCCCATGAGGCGGTGCATGAACACAGCATCCTGCCACCAACGGAACGCGGCAATATCGCGCCGAAGCTGCGTGCGCTGTTTGCGCAATGTGCCGAGGATGTGCGGATCGAAACGCGGTTTCATTGTGCCTATGGGGTCAATATCCACCTTGGGCGCGATGTGTTCATCAATGTCGGCTGCACGATCCTTGATACGGCTTCGGTGATCATTGGTGATCATTCAATGCTGGGTCCGAATGTGCAGATATATTGCGCGCAGCATCACAAGGACCCGGAACTTCGAAAGCAGCATCTTGAAATCGCCCTGCCGGTGACGATTGGTCGGAATGTCTGGATCGGTGGCGGGGCCATCATCCTGGCTGGGGTCAGCATCGGCGATGATGCGATTGTCGGCGCGGGTGCGGTGGTGACCAAGAATGTCGCGCCGGGCACAACGGTTGTTGGCAACCCGGCGCGCGTGATGGGGGGATAG
- a CDS encoding ABC transporter permease has product MSSVEHIKEGRSRPSFPCLLPSSLFGRATPGAGSPAILALLMLPGLIIVAAFFVIPMALVAMRVADGPDGLATYFVILTNDRYLASLIQTLVMSAGVTVTALVLCGICGLFLVRNRFAGRNVITALLTLPLSFPGTVVGFMVIMLAGRQGVIGSVSDALWGEKIVFAYEITGLFIGYLYFSIPRVILAVMASAEKLDPQLEEAARSLGAPTWRVVKDVILPGLMPGLVSSGAICFATAMGAFGTAFTLATDIDVLPMVIYTEFTRNANIAVAAALSIALGAMTWAVLAAVRVFVGNGATSGTGGGA; this is encoded by the coding sequence GTGTCGTCGGTTGAACATATCAAAGAGGGGCGTTCGCGCCCTTCTTTCCCATGTCTTTTGCCATCCTCTTTGTTCGGGCGGGCAACGCCGGGGGCGGGAAGCCCGGCCATTCTGGCATTGCTGATGTTGCCCGGCCTGATCATTGTCGCGGCGTTTTTCGTGATCCCGATGGCGCTGGTGGCGATGCGGGTGGCCGATGGCCCCGACGGGCTTGCGACCTATTTCGTGATCCTGACCAATGATCGGTATCTGGCAAGCCTGATCCAGACGCTTGTGATGTCGGCGGGCGTTACGGTGACGGCCCTTGTGCTGTGCGGGATTTGCGGGCTGTTTCTGGTGCGTAACCGGTTTGCCGGGCGCAATGTGATCACCGCCCTTTTGACCCTGCCGCTCTCGTTTCCGGGGACGGTGGTTGGGTTCATGGTGATCATGCTGGCCGGGCGGCAGGGCGTGATCGGGTCGGTCAGCGATGCGCTTTGGGGTGAGAAGATCGTCTTTGCCTATGAGATCACCGGGTTGTTTATCGGCTATCTTTATTTTTCGATCCCGCGGGTGATTTTGGCCGTCATGGCATCGGCCGAGAAGCTTGATCCGCAGCTTGAAGAAGCGGCCCGGTCGTTGGGCGCGCCGACATGGCGGGTGGTAAAGGATGTGATCCTGCCGGGGCTTATGCCCGGTCTTGTGTCGTCGGGGGCGATCTGCTTTGCGACCGCGATGGGGGCGTTTGGCACGGCCTTTACGCTGGCGACCGATATCGATGTGCTGCCGATGGTGATCTATACCGAATTTACCCGAAACGCCAATATCGCGGTGGCGGCGGCGCTCAGCATTGCGTTGGGCGCGATGACATGGGCGGTTCTGGCCGCGGTGCGCGTTTTCGTTGGCAATGGTGCGACATCGGGTACCGGTGGGGGAGCGTGA
- a CDS encoding TetR/AcrR family transcriptional regulator — protein sequence MSAPKRSPASPARSRSNDPEGMRNRILDAAFEAFVTRGYHATAMNDIRDLAGVSGGAFAHHFPSKKQLGLAVLKERVADAVMQSWIVPVQQADTAKEGILAVMTAIIDELSAKAKVTGCPLNNLAHELSGGDRDFQVACAAVFDRWQDGIAGALLRDGTVHEAAEAGRLAGFVIASYSGAMAMAKSRQDTGALCDCRAMFDRMIP from the coding sequence ATGAGCGCGCCCAAGAGATCACCAGCAAGCCCGGCACGTTCACGCAGCAATGACCCGGAAGGCATGCGCAACCGCATTCTGGATGCGGCATTCGAGGCGTTTGTCACGCGGGGCTATCACGCGACCGCGATGAACGACATCCGTGATCTGGCCGGGGTGAGCGGCGGGGCATTTGCGCATCATTTTCCCAGCAAAAAGCAGCTTGGCCTTGCGGTTCTGAAGGAACGGGTTGCCGATGCGGTGATGCAAAGCTGGATCGTACCGGTGCAGCAGGCCGACACCGCCAAGGAAGGTATCCTTGCGGTGATGACGGCGATCATTGATGAACTGTCAGCCAAGGCCAAAGTCACCGGTTGCCCGCTTAACAATCTTGCGCACGAGCTTTCGGGCGGAGATCGGGATTTTCAGGTGGCCTGTGCGGCGGTTTTTGATCGCTGGCAAGATGGAATTGCCGGGGCCCTGTTGCGGGATGGCACGGTGCATGAGGCGGCGGAGGCAGGGCGGCTTGCCGGGTTTGTCATCGCATCCTATTCCGGGGCGATGGCAATGGCCAAAAGCCGCCAGGATACTGGCGCGCTTTGCGATTGCCGGGCAATGTTCGACCGGATGATCCCCTGA
- a CDS encoding patatin-like phospholipase family protein, producing MSESAKKSTAKSKTNGNGNGKAKKPRKHISLALQGGGSHGAFTWGVLDRLLEDEEITVEAISGTSAGAMNAAVVTSGFAKGGYEGARMDLETFWRAVSEAARFSPLQRSPIDILFGNWSLENSLAYMWLDMSARVFSPYDLNPAGDNPLAAILNEVVDFRALNESPAKLFVTATNVETGQGRVFRNPDITVDVLLASACLPTIYKAIEIDGVPYWDGGYSGNPSLGPLVRECGSDDTVLVQINPVKRPGVPKTSREIANRLNEVSFNSSLMKELRMISILRKDMPDHACEASKWGAMRMHCIASDVMLELDQSSKLNAEWDFMTMLRDKGREAAAKFLRKHRRDIGERPTLDLDLFAPD from the coding sequence CTGGCGTTGCAGGGCGGCGGGTCGCATGGGGCGTTTACGTGGGGCGTTCTGGACCGGCTGCTTGAGGATGAGGAAATCACGGTTGAGGCGATTTCCGGGACCTCGGCCGGGGCGATGAATGCCGCGGTGGTGACGTCGGGCTTTGCCAAGGGGGGCTATGAGGGTGCGCGGATGGACCTTGAGACATTCTGGCGCGCGGTATCGGAAGCCGCCCGGTTCAGCCCGCTTCAGCGCAGCCCGATTGATATCCTGTTTGGCAACTGGTCGCTTGAAAACTCGCTGGCTTATATGTGGCTTGATATGAGTGCGCGGGTGTTTTCGCCCTATGACCTGAACCCGGCGGGGGATAATCCGCTGGCCGCGATCTTGAACGAGGTTGTCGATTTCAGGGCGCTGAATGAGAGCCCGGCCAAGCTTTTTGTCACCGCGACCAATGTTGAAACCGGGCAGGGGCGGGTGTTTCGCAACCCCGATATCACGGTCGATGTGCTGCTGGCGTCGGCCTGTCTGCCGACGATTTACAAGGCGATTGAGATTGACGGGGTGCCGTATTGGGATGGCGGATATTCCGGCAATCCGAGCCTGGGGCCGCTGGTGCGCGAGTGCGGATCGGATGATACGGTTCTGGTGCAGATCAATCCGGTCAAACGGCCCGGTGTGCCGAAAACATCGCGCGAGATTGCCAATCGCCTGAACGAGGTATCGTTCAATAGCAGCCTGATGAAAGAGCTTCGGATGATTTCGATCCTGCGAAAGGACATGCCCGACCATGCGTGCGAAGCCAGCAAATGGGGGGCGATGCGGATGCATTGCATCGCAAGCGATGTGATGCTGGAGCTTGATCAATCCTCCAAACTCAATGCCGAGTGGGATTTCATGACCATGCTGCGCGACAAGGGGCGCGAGGCGGCGGCGAAGTTTTTGCGCAAGCATCGGCGCGATATTGGCGAGCGGCCGACACTGGACCTTGATCTGTTTGCGCCGGATTGA
- a CDS encoding multidrug efflux SMR transporter has translation MLAWVYLLGAICLEVVGTVSLKLSNGFTDWRFAVLTLSLYGVSFWVLSLTLRTLPVSTAYAVWSGLGTAAVAVIGVVFFKEPMSAFKAVFLLMIIGGVIGLNAVGGKH, from the coding sequence ATGCTGGCATGGGTTTATCTGTTGGGTGCGATCTGCCTTGAAGTGGTCGGAACGGTGTCGCTTAAACTGTCGAACGGGTTTACCGACTGGCGGTTTGCGGTTCTGACCCTGTCGCTTTATGGCGTCAGTTTCTGGGTGCTTTCGCTCACCCTTCGCACCCTGCCGGTCAGCACCGCCTATGCCGTGTGGTCGGGCCTTGGCACGGCGGCGGTCGCGGTGATTGGCGTGGTGTTTTTCAAGGAACCGATGAGCGCGTTCAAGGCGGTATTCCTTTTGATGATCATTGGTGGTGTGATCGGGCTTAATGCGGTGGGCGGCAAGCATTAA
- a CDS encoding NIPSNAP family protein, protein MHTSIIELRRYRLKPGTRQALIDLFDREFIESQEACGMSVIGQFRDLDDANSFAWLRGFADMDDRAKALGAFYTGPVWAQHCDAANGTMVNSDNVLLLRPAHATTGFATPAHPRPAITDGIPATGFVEASICALAPGRASEFAAFFAEKLRPVLRDCGADILAELISETAPNSFPRLPVREGETVFVWLTRFDSPSGYATFSDRLASHPDWQNHLASELDQWLWRPREILRLAPTARSHLR, encoded by the coding sequence ATGCATACCAGCATCATCGAACTGCGCCGTTATCGCCTGAAGCCCGGCACGCGGCAGGCCCTGATCGATCTGTTTGATCGTGAATTCATCGAAAGCCAGGAAGCCTGCGGCATGTCCGTCATCGGTCAGTTCCGCGATCTTGATGACGCCAACAGCTTCGCCTGGCTGCGCGGCTTTGCCGATATGGATGACCGCGCCAAGGCCCTTGGTGCATTTTATACCGGCCCGGTCTGGGCGCAGCATTGTGACGCGGCCAATGGCACCATGGTCAATTCCGATAATGTCCTGCTGCTGCGCCCGGCCCATGCCACCACCGGCTTTGCCACACCTGCACATCCCCGCCCGGCAATAACGGACGGCATCCCGGCAACCGGCTTTGTCGAGGCCAGCATCTGCGCACTCGCCCCCGGCCGGGCTTCCGAATTTGCCGCTTTCTTTGCTGAAAAACTGCGCCCTGTCTTGCGCGATTGCGGGGCGGATATTCTGGCCGAACTGATCAGCGAAACCGCGCCCAACAGCTTCCCCCGCCTGCCGGTCCGCGAAGGCGAAACCGTCTTTGTCTGGCTGACCCGCTTTGACAGCCCATCGGGTTACGCCACCTTCTCCGATCGGCTCGCCAGCCACCCGGACTGGCAAAATCATCTGGCATCCGAACTTGATCAATGGCTATGGCGCCCGCGCGAAATCCTGCGCCTTGCGCCAACCGCCCGCTCACACCTGCGATAG
- a CDS encoding ABC transporter substrate-binding protein: MRFKQLVMGAAFAVAAAQPAFAEDVAICYNCPPEWADWGGQLKNIARDLKIDVPQDNKNSGQTLSQLLAEKDNPVADVAYYGVSFGIKAKEEGVVADYKPANFDKIPDGLKDPEGAWFAIHSGTIGLFVNTEALGGAPVPQSWSDLLKPEYKGMVGYLDPSSAFVGYAGAVAINRAMGGSLDDFTPGIEFFKKLKANDPIVPKQTAYARVLSGEIPILIDYDFNAYRAKYKDEANVAFVIPTEGTVAVPYVMSLVKNGPHADNGKKVLDYVMSDAGQAHWANAFLRPVIASAMSPEASEKFLPAAEYERSQPVDYAKMAEVQAGFGERYLSEVR; the protein is encoded by the coding sequence GTGCGTTTCAAACAACTTGTCATGGGTGCGGCGTTTGCTGTTGCGGCTGCGCAGCCCGCCTTCGCCGAAGATGTTGCGATTTGCTATAACTGTCCGCCGGAATGGGCCGATTGGGGCGGGCAGCTTAAGAACATTGCGCGCGACCTTAAGATCGATGTGCCGCAGGATAACAAGAATTCCGGTCAGACGTTATCCCAGCTTCTGGCGGAAAAGGACAATCCGGTTGCCGATGTTGCCTATTACGGGGTTTCGTTTGGCATCAAGGCCAAAGAGGAAGGCGTTGTTGCCGATTACAAACCGGCCAATTTCGACAAGATCCCGGACGGCCTGAAAGACCCGGAAGGCGCATGGTTTGCCATCCATTCTGGTACGATTGGGCTTTTCGTGAATACCGAAGCCCTTGGCGGGGCGCCGGTTCCGCAAAGCTGGTCGGACCTTCTGAAGCCGGAATACAAGGGCATGGTGGGCTATCTTGACCCGTCAAGCGCGTTTGTCGGTTATGCTGGTGCGGTTGCGATCAACCGGGCGATGGGTGGGTCGCTGGACGATTTCACACCGGGGATCGAGTTTTTCAAGAAATTGAAAGCAAACGACCCGATCGTGCCGAAACAGACCGCCTATGCGCGGGTTCTGTCGGGCGAAATTCCGATCCTGATCGATTATGATTTCAATGCCTACCGTGCGAAATACAAGGACGAGGCCAATGTCGCCTTTGTCATCCCGACCGAGGGCACGGTTGCCGTTCCCTATGTCATGAGCCTCGTGAAAAACGGGCCGCATGCCGATAACGGCAAAAAGGTTCTGGATTATGTGATGTCGGATGCGGGACAGGCCCATTGGGCCAATGCGTTCCTGCGCCCGGTGATTGCATCGGCGATGTCGCCGGAAGCATCCGAAAAGTTCCTGCCGGCCGCGGAATATGAGCGTTCCCAGCCGGTCGATTACGCCAAGATGGCCGAAGTTCAGGCCGGTTTTGGCGAGCGTTATCTGTCCGAGGTGCGGTAA